AATTTTTTTGTCAGCAAACCTTTCTTTTATATAAAAGTAAAATGTTTTGTTGAAACTTTTAAAAATATTCTCATGCAATTCGGGAAATTTTATTTGATTTTCATGAAAAGAGTCAAAATCTCAAAGTTTTTGATCGAAATCATCATCATCTAAGTCAATTTCATCTGAATTTTGTGCATCTGGATTGTTTCAAATAAAATATTTTTGTTGAGTATGCAATTTTAGGTAATGAGAAAAATTAATTTTTTCCATTTAAATACAAAACCTTAATAATTAAGTATCTATTTGAAATTTTTGCTCTAAAATCGCCGGGTTAACTTTTAAAATATTTGGTGAATCAACAAGATTTTGATCAAAAATATGACTATCAGTAAAAAGCTTATTATAACCGCCAACAATTTTATAAAAATTATTTTGTGATCTTCAAGGCAATTTTACTCTAAAAATAAAAGTATTATCTTCATTTTCAACAGGTCTGACATAATTTGCTAAATATTCAATATCTTTATTGTTAATTTGATCAAAACCGGTTTGAACCCCTGTATTTTCACGTTTAAAAACAAGAGTATAATTATTTACAGTGTTAATTTTAACTACTCCAGGGCTAAATTTAACTTTAAAATCAACATCAATATTTTGAAGGTCACTATGAATTTGTCCTGCGAATTTACTATTAGAAACTTTGACACCAACAATATCACCATCAGTTCTAAAAGTTAATGGAAATAAATTCTCATCAAAACTTAACATGTTACCCTTTTGATCATAAAGTCCCGAAATTATGTAAGTTGTGTCTCGTTCAAGATTTTTGAGGTTTACATATAAAGACTGATCAGATCTTAAGTTATGTGTAAAACTTTGTGTTTCAGGATTAGATCGAAGTGCGCTTGCCTTTCTATATTGAACATCAATTTGCTGTGATGTCAAAGTTGTATCAGAAAGTGAAACCTTAAAACTATATTGGCTCGAAGGGTCAGTTGAATCAAGTTTTTGGAATGAACTAGGAATTATTGTTGGATTTGGATTAGTTTGAAAAACATTTCCGCGAACAAATAATTGCTCTTCTTCTTGGCCGTTAATGCGAGTAATTCTAACAACATATTTGGTTTTTGAGTCTAAATTGTTAATTTTTAGTAAAACTTTGGGCTTATTTTCGTGAAGTGCGCGAAAAGCTGAAAATTTAACCTGTTCATAATTATCAGTGTTTTCTTTTCTCAATTCAACTTTGAATGTTTTAGATAAATTTTCTTGTGGAGCTAGTGAAATATTATTTAACAAAAGTTCGACAGATTTTGATTGTATATTCTGAATTGAAATTTCTGGAATTTCGGCATTTGAGCATGCAACAAAAATAACAGGCACGGAAGAAAATAAACCTGTCTGTAGCGTCAAAAATTTTAGTTTTCTTTTAAAATTTTTCATAATTTCCCTTTTCTCTCATTCCTAAATAAAAAAATTATACCACAAATTGCTAAAATTATTGCTTTTAATAGTATTTAAAATTTAATTTTTTTCATTTTTTGTCTAAAACATAAAAAAATTAATCACCCAAAGGTCCGCAAAAATAAATATAATTGAATAAATGAAATTTGTGCTAAAATTTCTTTTATTCTGCAAAAAAAACGGTCTGATTTCAAATGATAAGTCAAAAAAAATTTAATAAATTCCACCTTAAGGCAAATTATAAACCTAGTGGCGATCAACCCAAAGCAATAAAAAGCATAATTCAAAATATTGAAACTGGTAAAGAATCGCAAATTTTGATGGGTGTAACTGGTTCTGGAAAAACTTTTACAATGGCGAATGTAATTGCGCACTTTAACAAACCAGTATTAGTTTTGTCACACAATAAAACGCTCGCTGCTCAATTATATACTGAATTTAAGGAATTTTTTCCGGAAAACCGGGTTGAATTTTATGTATCATACTTTGATTTTTATCGCCCTGAGTCATACCTTCCTTCAAAAGATGTTTATATTGAAAAAACAAGTAAAACAAATGCTGATCTTGAAGCAATGAGAATGTCTGCTCTTAATTCGTTAATCGAGCGAAATGATACTATTGTTGTTGCTTCGGTTTCAGCAATTTATGGGACTCTAAACCCAAATGAATATCATGATAATTTTTTGCTTATAAGTGTCGGTCAAGAAATAAAACCAAAAGAATTAGCCCTAAAATTAACTAGAATTAAGTATCTTAATAACTTAGTTGAGCAAAAACCGGGACTTTTTTCACTAAAAGGTGATGTAATTGAAATTTCGCCAGCTTGAGATGAAACTTTTAACATCAGAGTTGAATTTTTTGGCAATACAATCGAAAAAATTAGTACAATTCAGCCAGTCTCAAAAAAGCTAATAAAAACCTATTCAGTCTATACAATTTATCCTGCCACTGCATATAGTGTTAAAAAAACTATAATTGATAAAGCAATTGAATCTATTAAAATTGAGCTTGAAGAGCGCTTACTTTTTTTTGAGCAAAATAATAAACTTGTCGAAAAACAAAGGCTAAAAGACCGAGTTAATAACGATATTGACTCTTTAAGTGAATTTGGAATTTGTTCTGGAATTGAAAATTATGCCCGTCATATTGACGGCCGTCAACAAGATGAGCAACCATTTTCTTTACTTGACTATTTGCCGCAAGATGCCCTAATTTTTATTGACGAGTCTCACGAGATGATCAAACAAATTGATGGAATGTTCAAAGGTGATCGAAGTCGCAAGCAAACATTAGTTGACTATGGTTACCGTCTTCCTTCAGCGCTTGATAATCGGCCTTTAAAATTACATGAATTTGAACAATTTAGGCAGCCTAAAATTTTTGTTTCAGCCACACCAGCTCAATATGAACTTGAAAAAACTGATGGTGAAGTTGTTAGTCAAATTATACGGCCAACTGGATTGCTTGATCCTGAAATTATAATTGAAAATACTGATAATCAAATGGCAAAAATTTCTAAATATTTAGATTTGCAAAAAGAAAAAAAGGAACGAACTTTAATTTTAACAACAACAAAACGTAACGCTGAGGAAATTAGTAAATACTTGCAAGAAAAAAAATTACACAATGTTTATTATTTGCACTCAGAAATGACAACCTTTGAACGTGATGAAATTATTATTAAATTACGAAAAGGAATTTTTGATGCAATTGTTGGGATAAATTTGCTTCGTGAAGGTGTTGATATTCCGGAAGTTTCATTGATTCTTGTATTAGATGCAGGTCTTGCTTCTTTTTTAAGATCAAAAACGTCATTAATTCAAATAATTGGCCGTGCTGCTCGAAATCAATCAGGAAAAGTAGTCCTTTTTACTGATGGAATTACAAAAATAATTCAAGAAGTTATTAATGACAATTTAGCTAAACGAAAAATTCAAATACAACACAATCAGGAAAATAAAATAATTCCAAAAACAATAAAAAAACCAATTCCTGAAAGTATAAATCCAAATGCTCTAAAATTAAGCAAAGTTCTTCATGAGAAAAAAATGAATAAAAAAGAAATCGAAAAACAGATACAAATTTTAGAAAAAGAAATGAGAAACGCCTCTAATGCTAACCGTTTTGAGGAAGCTATTCAAATTCGGGATCTAATTGCCGAAATTAAACAAAAAGCGGATCAATTTTAAAAATAAAGTGTTAAAATGAAATTGGAATTATTTTATAATAAATCACTCTCATCGCTATGTTTTTATGATAGTCAAAAAAAAATGCTAACAAAAGTAAAAACACCTGTTTTTACAGCATTTTTTTCAGATTTGGAGTCTAAAACTATCAGATTCAATTTTTGCTTTAATTTAAAAATTTCTTATTTTAATAACTTTTTATTTTGACTTGCAAGTCAAAATTTAATTTCAAAAAACAATTTATTTAATGGGCTTAATTTGTCTAAAAATAAAATATTTGCTCTAAAATTGTTGAATAATTTCCACATTTTATTTTGAAAATATCAGATCAATAATCTTGTCATTTTTATTGAAGATGATAATGAATTTAGCGATTGATTTGCGCAAAATTATGTCGTTTTTAAGGAACAAATTTATAAAAATTCTAAACTATTTATTTGTTCTACAGATACTGTTGTTGGACTTGGTTCGTTTTATCATGATTTGGATCTAGAAGCAATTTACAAAATAAAAAACCGAGATGTTAGCAAAAAAATTGTAACTTTGGTAGGAAAAATATCGCAAATACAGCCATTAATTAGCCCAAGTAATTACAAAATTCTTAAACAAAAAAGCAAAAAATATTGACCTGGCGCAGTTACTTTTATAATTGAAAAAAAATCATTTAGAATTCCTGGGCTAACAAAGTGCCAAGACTTATTTATAAAAAATGGCCCTGCTTTTGTTACTAGCGCCAATATTTCCGGCCAAAAACCTCTTAATTTTCAAGAAGCTCGCCAATTATTTTGGCAAATCACAAAATTTTACGATTTTGGTCATGGTTCAGGTCGCCCCTCAAAAATTTATGATATTGATCTAAAAACTTGAGTTCGAATTTAAAATTTACTTCTTAAAAATAAAAAAAACCTTTGGGAAAAAAGGTTTTTTAAAGTCAATTAGATATGGTGGGAACGAATGGGATCGAACCATCGACCTCACGATTATCAGTCGTGTGCTCTAACCGTCTGAGCTACGCTCCCGAAGGTGATATAACTATAGCAATATAATTATATCATATTTTTTTAAAAAGGAAGAAAAAATTACCGTTTTGAAAATTGACGTGCTCTTCTTGCTTTTCTCAATCCAAATTTTTTACGTTCTTTAGCTCTAGCATCACGTGTCAACATTCCAGACATTTTAAGACTTGGACGATAATCAGCTGAAATCTCTAATAAAGCTTTTGCAATTCCTAATCTAATCGCACCGGCTTGCCCAGAAATTCCACCACCATGAGCATTAACACGAATATCAAATTCAGAAATTGTATTTGTAATAGCTAGTGGTTGTAGAGCGTCTTTAATTAAAATATCAGATTTTAGGTACTCTTTTGCTATTCGGTTATTAATTTTAAAATGACCATTTCCGCGTTTTAAAATAACACGGGCAACTGAAGATTTTCTTCTTCCTGTTCCATAATAAGTTAATTCTTGATTCATTCTAATATTTGACCTCTAATTTTTTAGGGTTTTGACCTTGGTGTGGGTGTTCAATTCCGGCATAAACATAAAGATTTTTTCTTTGTTTGTCCCCTAGTTTTGTGTGAGGTAGCATACCATAAACCGCTTTTTCAATTAAAGCAATTGGTTTTTTTGCACGAAGTTCTCTAGCAGTTCTAACTTTTAAACCACCAGGATAACCAGAGTGTCTATAATATAGTTTTTGGTCTTCTTTTTTTGCTGTTAATAAAATTTTTTCAGCGTTAATTATGATTATTTTATCTCCCATATCAACGTTAGGAGTAAAAAGCGGAGAGTGTTTTCCGCGTAAACGGCTAGCGACAAACGCGGCTAAACGCCCTAAAATTTGTGACTCTGCATCAATAACAAACCATTTTCTTTCAACTTCATTTGGTTTTATAAACGTAGTTTGTCTCATGACTACCTTTCTATAATTTTTAAAAAGATTTTTATAAAAATAATGTAACGACTAAGGGAGGGAGATTTTTAAAATTATACACTATTTTTTGAAATTCAAAACAAAAAAATAAAAATTATTTATTTTTAATATTATCAAAATAAAAATTTGAAAGTCTAGCGTAAGTTTCAAAATTTATTTCTTGTGGTCGTATTTTTGGGTCAAAATTGAAAAAATTAAAAATTTTTTCAATTTCCTCTTGTGATAAAGAATTTTTGAGATTATTATATAATGTTTTTCGCTTGAATTGAAAGCACAATTTTGTAAATTTAAAAAATTGTGCAACTTTTTCAGGGTTTAAATTTTTTCTTATTGAAAAATGAACAATAGCAGAATTTACCTTTGGAACCGGAAAAAAAGAACTTGGAGGTACAACGAAAAACTTTTTTACTTCAGCAACATATTGGCAGGCTAGTGATAATTTTGAGTAAGATGGTGAGCCTGGTTTTGCAATAATTCTATCGGCAACCTCATTTTGAACCATTATTAAGATTTCATCAAATTTTTCAAAATTATCAAATATTTTAAATAGAATTTTTGATGTTATATAATAAGGAAGATTTCCAATAACTGTTTGTTTTTCTGAAAAATTCAGATCTGAAAGTAAAAAATCCTCATTAATTATTTTTATATTCTTGTTTTTAAATTTATTTTCAAGCAGTGGAATTAAATTTTTGTCAATTTCATAACAAGTCAAAAATTTAGCTTTTTGGACTAAAAATTTAGTCAAAAAACCGGTTCCAGGTCCTATTTCAACAATATTTTTATCTGCTAGGTCAATACTACTTACAATTTTTTGGGCAATTTTTTCATCTTTTAAAAAATTTTGACCTAGATGTTTTTTAGGCGATATTTTCAGCATTTTTTACCTTAAAAATTTTTAGCGCATTTTCATAAACTATTTTAGAAAGCTGCCTTTTTGTTAAATTTTTCAAATTAGCTATTGTTTGATAGGTATTTTCAATTTGCGGAGATGTATTGGGCCAAACTTGACGATTAGGTTCGGGACTTAAATATGGCGCATCAGTTTCACACAAAATTCTTGAAATCGGAGTTTGAGATACTATTTTTCTTAGTTCAACACTCTTTTTGAATGTTATTACTCCTGAAAAGGAAAAATAACAGTTTTTTTTGTTAACTATTTCTGTGAATTTTTCATAATTTGTTGAAAAATTATGAAAAATAAAGTTAATTTCAGGAAATTTGTCAATTATTAAAAGTATTTGATTAATTGCATTAAATTCGCCAAGTTTGTCGCGAATATGCAACATTACAGCGATATTATTGCTTTTTGCGATTTCAATTTGGGCCAAAAGTGCATTTATTTGTTCTTGTTGGCCAGGGTTATTTTCATAATAAAAATCAAGACCAACTTCGCCAATTGCTACCACATTTTTGTCAATGTATTTTGAAAGGTTATTATAATTATCTGTTGTTTTTATTAAATTTGGATGTATTCCAATAATTTTATATATTTTATCAGAATATGAACTAATTGGTTTAATCTCTTCAAGATCCTCTCAAGAAGTTCCAACAACAAAAAGTAGACCAATATTATCATCAAATCATTTGGTAATTTCTTGTTTTGGGTTTTGAAAATATTCCAAAAAAGGATGGCAGTGAACATCAGTAAAGTTATATTTTTCAATTTCCTTAATTTGGAATGTTAAAAATGAAGAATTTTCTTCTTGAAGCCAAGGTGCAAAAAAATTTTTAAAAACTATACTTTTTTGGTCAATTTTAAGATAAAAATCACGTAATTTATAGTGTTTTTTAATAAAATCAAGTATAAATTCGCCAATAATGTTAATTCAGTTAGAATCCAAAAGTTGACTAAAAAAAATCAAACTTAAATAGAAAGTTTGTTCTTTTTTAGAAATAATAAAATGTGCTAAACTAAAGTCTAAATTTTTGTCAAAGTCAACAACAGTAAATTCATGATTATTTTCAAAATTTTGGAAATAATCCAAATTGGCAACATTAGTTTTACCATTTTTAGTTTTTAAATTTACTTCTAAATTAAATTTTTTAATCGAATTTAGAAGTAAATTTAAATGCCGCGGAGAAAATTGCTCGATTTTTAAATACATTATAACTTTTCGAAATATTATTAAAATTAATTATATTTTATTATATAATTATATTCTAAATAAAAAAATAAACAAGGCGAAAAATGAACATAGATATAAAGAAAAGTGTAATTCTTTTTGGAATGGAAAATTCACTAGATTTAGCAAGAAAAATTTCAATTCAAACAGGAATTCCGCTCTCAGGGATTGATCGAACAGTCTATGCTGATGGCGAAGTTTTGCTAAAATCTAATGAAACTGTTAGAAATTCAACGGTTTTTGTTATTGCAAATACATCAAGACCAGTTAATGAAAATATAATGGAACTTTTAATTTTCATTGACTCTTTAAAGCGAGCTTACGCTCAAGAAATTGTTGTGGTTCTTTCATATTATGGTTATGCTAGACAGGATCGAAAATCATCCGGAAGACAACCAATTACTGCAAAATTAGTAGCTAATTTACTTGAAAAAGCAGGTGTAACTAAACTAATTTTGGTTGATATTCACAATCCAAGTATTCAAGGATTTTTTGATATTTCAGTCGATGAACTTCATGGCCAATATATTCTTGCAAATGAACTTGTTGGCAAAAACAAGGATTATGTTGTTGTAACCCCGGATCATGGTGGTGCTGTTAGAGCTAGAATTTTAGCAGAAATTTTAGGAAAACAAACAAATGTTGCCGTTATTGACAAGCGAAGAACCGGGACAAATCAAACTGAGGTTCTAGGATTAATTGGAAACGTTGAAAATAAAGATTGCATTATAATTGACGACATTATCGATACAGGTGGAACTATAATAAATGCTGCAAATGTTGTTAAACAAAAAGGTGCAAAATCAGTAATTTTAGCAGCAACACACGGTGTTTTTAGCCACGGATTTGACAAATTTCAAGAAAATGAAAATATTGACAAGGTAATAATTACTGATTCAATCGATAATAGACAACTTGTAGAAAAATTTGATAAATTACTAGTTACATCTTTAGCTGAATTTTTGTCAAAAAGTATACTAGCATGCATCCATTCAAAATCAATTACAAGTATTTATGAGGAAATTAAGGAAAAATTAATTTCAGCAAACAAAAATTAAAATATTTTCAATGTTTTTATGTATAAAGAAAAAGTAAAGTTACTTGTTGATTTAGATGTATTTGAAAAACTTGAGCAATACGTAAAATTAATCGAATTTTATAATCAAAAATTTAATTTAACCGGTTTTTCAGGGGATATTCTTTGGAAAGAAGGCATCCTTGAGTCCATTGTTACAATGAATTTTATAATAAATTTTTTGAAAAAAGAAAACATTTCAGAAAAAGTAAAAATTTTAGATATTGGAGCTGGCGTAGGCTTTCCTTCGATTCCGTATTTAATTTTTGATCCAAAAATAGAGTTGACCATTTGCGAGTCTATGCAAAAAAGGTGCCAATTTTTAAAAAAAGTATCTGAAACTCTGGGAATTAAATTTAATTTAGTTTGTAAATCTGTCCAAGAAATTGAAAACGATAATTTTGATCTTGTGACAGCACGAGCAGTTGCAAATTTAGAAAAACTCGATAAAATTGTTAATAAAATCAAGGCCAAAAATACAATATTTGCATTTATTAAAGGACCAAAAATTTTTGAAGAGCTCAAAAATTGCAAAAATTGCGATTATCAGGTTGCAGAATTTGTCAATAATCTTGATAAAAAAATTTTTATAGCATTTAAAAAAATATAAAAATTTAATATACTTATAATTATTTTTTATTGTAAAATTGTGTTCTAATTGATAATTTTAAGTAAAGGAACTAAAATGAAAACTACAAGATATTTTAGCATTGATATTAAATGTGCAAGCTGCAAGGTGGTTTTTGAAAAACTATTTGAAAATTTGGAAGATTTTCAATGGAGTGCAAATATCAGTGCAAAAGTTTTGAAAATTATTGCTGATGAAGAAAAATATCCTGACGAATTTATTAGTGAAAAATTAACTTCTGTTGGTTATGCAAGTGAAAAAATCGACGAATAATAGAAAATTTTTCGTTGACTCTAAACAAAAGGCAAAAATAAAAATATTTATTGAGTTATTAATTTTTATTTTTGCCTTTTTTTCGTTTATTTTCGATACTTTAAATAATTATAAAGTTTTAAATTTTAGTCACGATCACAAAATTCATCTAATTTTAGCGTCAATTTTGTTTTTCTTTGCATTTTTAGTTATCTTTCTAGAAAAAAAATACTTTTTAGCATACAAAAACCTTTTAAGAAAAATTTTTACAATGGAATTGCTAATAGCGATTGCAAGCCATGTTTCATTTATTTATTCTGCAATTTCATTTTTGTATAAAATAAGTACTGGTGACAAAATTAGTATGGAATTTTTTGAAGTTTCAATTATTCTGTTCTTATTTTTTAATGCTGGAAAATATCTTGAGGAAAAACTACAAAAAAAATCAAGTTCAGACTTTCAAGGAATACTAAAATTAAAAAATCGCTATTCACATATAATAGTTGATGGCAAAAAAGAACAAATTTTAACTAATAAAATTACCCCTGGTAATATTGTTTTTGTTCCAAAAGGTGAAGTAATTCCAACTGATTCAACCCTAAATTCTGATTTTGCAACTATCGATTACTCGTCAATTAACGGTGAATCTTTGCCTATTGAATTTGTTAAAAATCAAGAAATTTTGTCTGGAAGTATCAATATTGGCGAGCCGATTTACCTAACTTGCACAAAAAAAGCGCAAGATTCATTTTTAATGCAAACAATTAACAGATTAGAGTCAATTTTTGAAACTCCTTCCAAAATTGAAAGAGTTTCAACTAAAATAGTTTCACTTTTTACCCCAACTGTTTTAATTTTGTCAATTTTAACTTTTGTAATCTGAGTCATAATCGGTTATTCACTTGGAGATTTTGAGCAAATTTATACTGGATTTACGCCTCCAAGAAATTCTCATCCATTTTATGTTGGTGCTCATATAGGAGTTGCTGTTTTGGTAATTTCGTGTCCTTGTGCTTTTGGAATAGCCGCGCCAATGGCTATTTATTCTTCTTCGATTTTGGCCTCAAAAAATCGAATTTTATTTGCAAATTCAGAGATTTATGAAAAAATTATTACCACAAAAACAATAATTTTTGACAAAACCGGAACTCTAACTGAAGGAAAACCAAAAGTTGTTGAATTTCAAGGCGATTCAAGTTTTTGACCTTTAATTAAGGAAATGGCTCAAAATTCTAAACACCCAATTTCACTTTCAATTCATAATTTTTTGCCAGAACATCAAGAAAAATTTGACAATTTTAAGGTTAGCGAAACTCCTGGACAAGGTTTGGGACTTATTGATTCAGACTCAAATAAATATAGCCTTATTTCTCACGAGTTTGCAAAAAATAATAATTTTTTGATTGATAATAATTTTAAATTTGACAAGCTAGGTAATTACACAGTTTTTGCTAAAAATGATAGAGTTATTGGTGTTTTTTTAATAATTGATCAAGTTAAAGAAAGTGCAAAAAAAGTTGTTAAAAAATTTCAATCTCACGGGATAAATTGCATTATTGCTTCAGGTGATAATCCAAAAAATGTTGAAAATGTAGCAAAAATATTGGGAATAAAGCAATTTTATGCAAATTTGAAACCTAATGACAAGTTTGAATTAGTAGAAAAACTAAAAAAAGATACCCCGATTATTTTTGTAGGTGATGGACTAAACGATATTTTAGCTTTAAAATCTGCCGATCTTTCAATCGCTTTTGAAAGTGGTTCTAACCTTAGTAACTCAATTGCTGATATTTCCTTATTTGAAACAGATCTTGTTATGGTTTATAAATCACTTGAAATTATCAAAAAAACTAATAAATTAGTTAAATTAAATTTCTTGTGAGCAATTTTATTTAATTCGCTTTTCATTCCTTTAGCGTTTTTAGGTTTTATAAATCCAGTTTTTTCAATGTCATTAATGTTGTTTTCATCAATTTTCCTTATTCTTAACACAATTATTTTCAAAAAAAGACATCAGAAGTTTCTCGAAAAAGCTATTTAAAATTTTTATTTTTGCATTTGTCAAACTTACATGTTTACAAAATTATTTTAATTTTAACCTATGAATTCATAGGTTTTTTTATGCTTTTTAGATTAAAAATTATTCTTTAGCTTTTGAAAATAATATAAAAACTCCTGAGTTTGCTAGTTTGATGGCAGAAATTCACTTTTTAGTCAATAAAAATAGGAAAAAATACGGGTAAATCCGTGTTTTTTGCGGCTAAAATCTTAATTTTTATTATTTTAAAATTAACCTTTTGAAAAAAAAAAAAAAATGCTTGGTCTAAAATAAAATTATGTTATAATAAGCATAACTTAAGAATAAATTAATAAATTTGATATTGAATTAGGGAGGAATAAGTTATGTTTTTCGCACAATAAACTCAGATAATGCCATTTTTTCCATTATGGCTTTAAATATTAATGGAATGCCTTAAATTTAACCGTTTAGAAATCTATAAATTTAAGACTTTTTTATTGTTCTTTCAAAACTTCATATATTTTTTTAGGCTCAATGTAAATAAAAATGAGTTTTCTTTTTACATTGAGTTTAAATAGTAGTTGAATTTTTTTATTGTTTTTGTCAGTGTTTTAAACTAAAAAAGTAGTTTAGAAATTTAATAATTTTGCTTTTTAAGTTAAAATTTTAGCTTTTTTAGTTTGATTAATAAGTAGATTTTTCTTTCATGAATGTTGGATTTAAAATTCAGTGTTTTTGCCTTGATAGTTATTTTTGCTGAGTTTGTCAAAAAATTTAGAAAAGCGCCTAAAACCAGAC
This sequence is a window from Mesomycoplasma ovipneumoniae. Protein-coding genes within it:
- the uvrB gene encoding excinuclease ABC subunit UvrB, coding for MISQKKFNKFHLKANYKPSGDQPKAIKSIIQNIETGKESQILMGVTGSGKTFTMANVIAHFNKPVLVLSHNKTLAAQLYTEFKEFFPENRVEFYVSYFDFYRPESYLPSKDVYIEKTSKTNADLEAMRMSALNSLIERNDTIVVASVSAIYGTLNPNEYHDNFLLISVGQEIKPKELALKLTRIKYLNNLVEQKPGLFSLKGDVIEISPAWDETFNIRVEFFGNTIEKISTIQPVSKKLIKTYSVYTIYPATAYSVKKTIIDKAIESIKIELEERLLFFEQNNKLVEKQRLKDRVNNDIDSLSEFGICSGIENYARHIDGRQQDEQPFSLLDYLPQDALIFIDESHEMIKQIDGMFKGDRSRKQTLVDYGYRLPSALDNRPLKLHEFEQFRQPKIFVSATPAQYELEKTDGEVVSQIIRPTGLLDPEIIIENTDNQMAKISKYLDLQKEKKERTLILTTTKRNAEEISKYLQEKKLHNVYYLHSEMTTFERDEIIIKLRKGIFDAIVGINLLREGVDIPEVSLILVLDAGLASFLRSKTSLIQIIGRAARNQSGKVVLFTDGITKIIQEVINDNLAKRKIQIQHNQENKIIPKTIKKPIPESINPNALKLSKVLHEKKMNKKEIEKQIQILEKEMRNASNANRFEEAIQIRDLIAEIKQKADQF
- a CDS encoding ribose-phosphate pyrophosphokinase — protein: MNIDIKKSVILFGMENSLDLARKISIQTGIPLSGIDRTVYADGEVLLKSNETVRNSTVFVIANTSRPVNENIMELLIFIDSLKRAYAQEIVVVLSYYGYARQDRKSSGRQPITAKLVANLLEKAGVTKLILVDIHNPSIQGFFDISVDELHGQYILANELVGKNKDYVVVTPDHGGAVRARILAEILGKQTNVAVIDKRRTGTNQTEVLGLIGNVENKDCIIIDDIIDTGGTIINAANVVKQKGAKSVILAATHGVFSHGFDKFQENENIDKVIITDSIDNRQLVEKFDKLLVTSLAEFLSKSILACIHSKSITSIYEEIKEKLISANKN
- a CDS encoding TatD family hydrolase, whose product is MYLKIEQFSPRHLNLLLNSIKKFNLEVNLKTKNGKTNVANLDYFQNFENNHEFTVVDFDKNLDFSLAHFIISKKEQTFYLSLIFFSQLLDSNWINIIGEFILDFIKKHYKLRDFYLKIDQKSIVFKNFFAPWLQEENSSFLTFQIKEIEKYNFTDVHCHPFLEYFQNPKQEITKWFDDNIGLLFVVGTSWEDLEEIKPISSYSDKIYKIIGIHPNLIKTTDNYNNLSKYIDKNVVAIGEVGLDFYYENNPGQQEQINALLAQIEIAKSNNIAVMLHIRDKLGEFNAINQILLIIDKFPEINFIFHNFSTNYEKFTEIVNKKNCYFSFSGVITFKKSVELRKIVSQTPISRILCETDAPYLSPEPNRQVWPNTSPQIENTYQTIANLKNLTKRQLSKIVYENALKIFKVKNAENIA
- a CDS encoding heavy metal translocating P-type ATPase, coding for MELLIAIASHVSFIYSAISFLYKISTGDKISMEFFEVSIILFLFFNAGKYLEEKLQKKSSSDFQGILKLKNRYSHIIVDGKKEQILTNKITPGNIVFVPKGEVIPTDSTLNSDFATIDYSSINGESLPIEFVKNQEILSGSINIGEPIYLTCTKKAQDSFLMQTINRLESIFETPSKIERVSTKIVSLFTPTVLILSILTFVIWVIIGYSLGDFEQIYTGFTPPRNSHPFYVGAHIGVAVLVISCPCAFGIAAPMAIYSSSILASKNRILFANSEIYEKIITTKTIIFDKTGTLTEGKPKVVEFQGDSSFWPLIKEMAQNSKHPISLSIHNFLPEHQEKFDNFKVSETPGQGLGLIDSDSNKYSLISHEFAKNNNFLIDNNFKFDKLGNYTVFAKNDRVIGVFLIIDQVKESAKKVVKKFQSHGINCIIASGDNPKNVENVAKILGIKQFYANLKPNDKFELVEKLKKDTPIIFVGDGLNDILALKSADLSIAFESGSNLSNSIADISLFETDLVMVYKSLEIIKKTNKLVKLNFLWAILFNSLFIPLAFLGFINPVFSMSLMLFSSIFLILNTIIFKKRHQKFLEKAI
- the rplM gene encoding 50S ribosomal protein L13 → MRQTTFIKPNEVERKWFVIDAESQILGRLAAFVASRLRGKHSPLFTPNVDMGDKIIIINAEKILLTAKKEDQKLYYRHSGYPGGLKVRTARELRAKKPIALIEKAVYGMLPHTKLGDKQRKNLYVYAGIEHPHQGQNPKKLEVKY
- the rpsI gene encoding 30S ribosomal protein S9 → MNQELTYYGTGRRKSSVARVILKRGNGHFKINNRIAKEYLKSDILIKDALQPLAITNTISEFDIRVNAHGGGISGQAGAIRLGIAKALLEISADYRPSLKMSGMLTRDARAKERKKFGLRKARRARQFSKR
- a CDS encoding L-threonylcarbamoyladenylate synthase; translation: MKLELFYNKSLSSLCFYDSQKKMLTKVKTPVFTAFFSDLESKTIRFNFCFNLKISYFNNFLFWLASQNLISKNNLFNGLNLSKNKIFALKLLNNFHILFWKYQINNLVIFIEDDNEFSDWFAQNYVVFKEQIYKNSKLFICSTDTVVGLGSFYHDLDLEAIYKIKNRDVSKKIVTLVGKISQIQPLISPSNYKILKQKSKKYWPGAVTFIIEKKSFRIPGLTKCQDLFIKNGPAFVTSANISGQKPLNFQEARQLFWQITKFYDFGHGSGRPSKIYDIDLKTWVRI
- the rsmG gene encoding 16S rRNA (guanine(527)-N(7))-methyltransferase RsmG; the encoded protein is MYKEKVKLLVDLDVFEKLEQYVKLIEFYNQKFNLTGFSGDILWKEGILESIVTMNFIINFLKKENISEKVKILDIGAGVGFPSIPYLIFDPKIELTICESMQKRCQFLKKVSETLGIKFNLVCKSVQEIENDNFDLVTARAVANLEKLDKIVNKIKAKNTIFAFIKGPKIFEELKNCKNCDYQVAEFVNNLDKKIFIAFKKI
- the rsmA gene encoding 16S rRNA (adenine(1518)-N(6)/adenine(1519)-N(6))-dimethyltransferase RsmA — translated: MLKISPKKHLGQNFLKDEKIAQKIVSSIDLADKNIVEIGPGTGFLTKFLVQKAKFLTCYEIDKNLIPLLENKFKNKNIKIINEDFLLSDLNFSEKQTVIGNLPYYITSKILFKIFDNFEKFDEILIMVQNEVADRIIAKPGSPSYSKLSLACQYVAEVKKFFVVPPSSFFPVPKVNSAIVHFSIRKNLNPEKVAQFFKFTKLCFQFKRKTLYNNLKNSLSQEEIEKIFNFFNFDPKIRPQEINFETYARLSNFYFDNIKNK